AATACCAGATGGTAATGCAGTTGGAAACGGAACTCCAGGGTTTCATGATTCTGAGTTTAAAAATTGGGAAAGTAAAATTTCTGATCCAAAATTACTTGCTATTTGGCGACTAGCCATTAAAACCTCAAATAAATACAACGGTCAAGAGGGGAGATATAAAAATGAGGCTATTTTTGAAGGCGGTTTAGACTTCTCAGATCTTTCTGAAGTCTGTTGGATATTAGGTTTGAAAGATTTAAAAGACACCGAACAGTTTTTTAATGATTACGCAAAATAGGAAGACGGGCAGAATTCTGTCGGTGTAATAAATTGTGGACGGTTTCTCTTAAGCTTTTCATTATCTGTAAATGCCTCTTCATTTGGTAAGTAAATTATTCTAATTCTTTATGCTTTAGGTATGGATAGAATTGTCAAAAATTTTGGTTATTGATACTATATTATCAATCTTATAAACTAAAAATTCAGGCGTCAAATTTTTATAAATATTATTAAGACCTTTACGTATCTATTCAATAGTTAAGTAGCAATTATTTAAATAATAGAATAGGCGTAGCTCTCGTATTAGCTGCTAATCAAAATAGTAATAATCTTATAAAAATAAAATCATGAAAATTTTTTTGAATAAAACTGTGGCAACTTTTATCTTACTTCTTGCTATTAATTTTGTGCATTCTCAAGAGGTCTTAAGTAGGATTAGTGTTTCTGGGAATAGCTTTGTAAAAGAAGATGGAAAAATTGTAGTTTTTAGAGGTCTAAATACTAGTGATCCTGATAAACTTGAACGTCAACAGTTATGGAATAAATCATACTTCGAAGAAATGAAGCATTGGGGAGCTAACTTGGTGCGGTTTCCCGTACATCCAACAGCATGGAAGAAAAGAGGAAAAGAATCGTATTTAAAACTTTTAGACGATGGTATTCAATGGGCAGGTGAATTGGGAATGTATGTTGTAATAGATTGGCATAGTATCGGGAATTTACGTACTGAAATGTATCAACATGATATGTATGATACGGATAAAAAACAAACCTTTGATTTTTGGAGAACAATAGGTAAAAAATATGGAAAGAATACAACCGTAGCTTTTTACGAGCTTTTTAATGAACCTACTACTTACAATAATGAATTGGGAACAATTACATGGGAGCAATGGAAGGAACTAAATAAAGAAATGATTGGCATTCTTCGGGCCAATGGGGGAGAAGGTATTCCGTTAGTTGCCGGATTCAATTGGGCCTATGATCTTACTCCAGTAAAAGATAGTCCTTTGGATGTTGAAGGGATAGCTTATGTTTCTC
The nucleotide sequence above comes from Aureibaculum algae. Encoded proteins:
- a CDS encoding glycoside hydrolase family 5 protein; amino-acid sequence: MKIFLNKTVATFILLLAINFVHSQEVLSRISVSGNSFVKEDGKIVVFRGLNTSDPDKLERQQLWNKSYFEEMKHWGANLVRFPVHPTAWKKRGKESYLKLLDDGIQWAGELGMYVVIDWHSIGNLRTEMYQHDMYDTDKKQTFDFWRTIGKKYGKNTTVAFYELFNEPTTYNNELGTITWEQWKELNKEMIGILRANGGEGIPLVAGFNWAYDLTPVKDSPLDVEGIAYVSHPYPQKREKPWEEKWTKDWGFVKDKYPVILTEIGFCGPEDPGAHSPVVSDESYGDTITNYSDEKGISYVVWVFDKEWAPRLYIDEKYTPSRHGKYFKKKLQSYKY